Within the Centropristis striata isolate RG_2023a ecotype Rhode Island chromosome 23, C.striata_1.0, whole genome shotgun sequence genome, the region gtgaccttgaccttgaacctgtccacctgttcacctgttcacctgttcacctgtccatctgtccacctgtccatctgttcacctgtccatctgtccatctgttcacctgtccatctgtccacctgtccacctgtccatctgttcacctgtccatctgtccacctgtccatctgtccacctgtccatctgtccatctgttcacctgtccatctgtccacctgtccacctgtccatctgttcacctgtccatctgtccacctgttcacctgtccatctgtccatctgttcacctgttcacctgtccatctgtccacctgtccacctctCCATCTGTTCA harbors:
- the LOC131962382 gene encoding guanine nucleotide exchange factor subunit RIC1-like, which produces HLSTCPSVHLSICPSVHLSICPPVHLSICSPVHLSTCPSVHLSICPSVHLSICPPVHLSICSPVHLSTCSPVHLSICSPVHLSICPPVHLSICSPVHLFTRLSVHLFTCPSVHLSTCPSIHLSTCPSVHLSICSPVHLSICPPAHLFTCPSVHLSICSPVHLSTCPSVHLSICPPVHLFTCP